In the Streptomyces sp. cg36 genome, one interval contains:
- a CDS encoding carbohydrate ABC transporter permease, producing the protein MTVDTAPIAPAAAPPAPPPARRRRVRPGRLGVHAFLMAVSLAFLAPLLLAVYASLRPYEETSKDGYFSLPKHLSFAYYRQAFSDSGMTKYFVNTLIIAVPGVLVTLFLASFVAFAVSRLRLRGGIVLLMLFTAGNLLPQQVIVTPLYVLFNRIPLPYWMSDSMTMFDSYWAVIAVQIGFQIGFCVFVLANFMRTLPQEILEAAIVDGAGVWTQYWRITLPLCRPALAALATLQFTWMYNDFLWALVFMSDGDKLPITSALNNLRGQFFTDYNLLAAGSVIVALPTLLVFLVLQRHFIAGLTLGSSKG; encoded by the coding sequence ATGACCGTGGACACCGCACCGATCGCCCCCGCCGCCGCCCCGCCCGCGCCGCCCCCGGCCCGGCGCCGCCGGGTCCGTCCCGGGCGGCTGGGCGTGCACGCCTTCCTGATGGCCGTCTCGCTCGCCTTCCTCGCCCCGCTGCTGCTCGCGGTGTACGCCTCGCTGCGGCCGTACGAGGAGACGTCGAAGGACGGCTACTTCTCGCTCCCCAAGCACCTCTCGTTCGCCTACTACCGGCAGGCGTTCAGCGACTCCGGCATGACGAAGTACTTCGTCAACACGCTGATCATCGCGGTGCCGGGCGTGCTGGTGACGCTCTTCCTCGCCTCGTTCGTGGCCTTCGCCGTCTCCCGGCTGCGGCTGCGCGGCGGCATCGTGCTCCTGATGCTGTTCACGGCGGGCAACCTGCTGCCCCAGCAGGTCATCGTGACGCCGCTGTACGTGCTGTTCAACCGCATCCCGCTGCCGTACTGGATGTCCGACTCGATGACGATGTTCGACTCGTACTGGGCCGTCATCGCCGTGCAGATCGGCTTCCAGATCGGGTTCTGCGTCTTCGTGCTGGCGAACTTCATGCGGACGCTGCCGCAAGAGATCCTGGAGGCGGCGATCGTGGACGGCGCGGGCGTGTGGACCCAGTACTGGCGCATCACGCTGCCGCTGTGCCGCCCGGCGCTGGCGGCCCTGGCCACGCTCCAGTTCACCTGGATGTACAACGACTTCCTGTGGGCGCTGGTCTTCATGTCCGACGGCGACAAGCTCCCGATCACCTCGGCCCTCAACAACCTGCGCGGCCAGTTCTTCACCGACTACAACCTGTTGGCGGCGGGCTCCGTGATCGTGGCCCTGCCGACCCTGCTGGTGTTCCTGGTGCTCCAGCGCCACTTCATCGCGGGCCTGACGCTGGGGTCGAGCAAGGGCTAG
- a CDS encoding NUDIX domain-containing protein translates to MIIWINGAFGAGKTSTARELVDLIPDSTLYDPEVIGGALRYLLPQKRLAEVGDYQDLPIWRRLVVDGAAAMLAELGGVLVVPMTLLRQEYRDEIFGGLASRRIPVRHVLLTHEETILRARIAARVEVPDDPEASERCRQWAYEHIEPYRAALGWLREDAHVLDNGALTPRQSAEHIADAVRTGAAPVCEIVQTPEPTAETLAAGVLLFDESDRVLLVDPTYKPGWEFPGGVVERGEAPARAGMREVEEEIGIRLGRVPRLLVVDWEPPAPPAYGGLRLLFDGGRLDRAEAGQVLLPGSELRGWRFVAEDEASRLLPPVRYERLRWALKAREKSTVFNLEAGVPVG, encoded by the coding sequence GTGATCATCTGGATCAACGGTGCGTTCGGCGCGGGCAAGACCAGCACCGCGCGCGAACTGGTCGACCTGATCCCGGACAGCACCTTGTACGACCCCGAAGTGATCGGCGGCGCACTGCGGTACCTGCTGCCGCAGAAACGGCTCGCCGAGGTGGGCGACTACCAGGACCTGCCGATCTGGCGGCGACTGGTGGTGGACGGCGCCGCCGCGATGCTGGCGGAGCTGGGCGGCGTCCTCGTGGTGCCGATGACGCTGCTGCGCCAGGAGTACCGCGACGAGATCTTCGGCGGGCTCGCCTCCCGCCGCATACCGGTCCGGCACGTGCTCCTGACGCATGAGGAAACGATCCTGCGGGCGCGGATAGCGGCCCGCGTCGAAGTACCCGACGACCCCGAGGCGAGCGAACGCTGCCGCCAGTGGGCGTACGAGCACATCGAGCCCTACCGCGCCGCCCTCGGGTGGCTGCGCGAGGACGCCCACGTCCTCGACAACGGCGCCCTCACCCCGCGCCAGAGCGCCGAGCACATCGCCGACGCCGTGCGCACCGGGGCCGCGCCCGTCTGCGAGATCGTCCAGACGCCGGAGCCGACCGCCGAGACGCTCGCCGCCGGAGTGCTGCTCTTCGACGAGAGCGACCGGGTCCTCCTGGTGGATCCGACGTACAAGCCGGGCTGGGAGTTCCCCGGCGGCGTGGTGGAGCGCGGCGAGGCGCCCGCGCGCGCGGGCATGCGCGAGGTGGAGGAGGAGATCGGCATCCGGCTCGGCCGGGTACCGAGGCTGCTCGTCGTCGACTGGGAACCGCCCGCACCGCCCGCGTACGGCGGGCTGCGGCTGCTCTTCGACGGCGGACGCCTCGACCGGGCCGAGGCCGGGCAGGTGCTGCTCCCCGGCTCGGAGCTGCGCGGCTGGCGGTTCGTCGCCGAGGACGAGGCGTCGCGCCTGCTGCCGCCGGTCCGCTACGAACGCCTGCGCTGGGCGCTGAAGGCACGCGAGAAGTCGACCGTCTTCAACCTGGAGGCGGGGGTGCCGGTCGGGTGA
- a CDS encoding dipeptidase: MTANPIAETVASLMPRAQAELTELVAFHSVADEAVAPRSECEAAAAWVAGALRDEGFQDVALLDTPDGSQSVYGFLPGPAGAPTVLLYAHYDVQPMLDESAWLSPPFELTERDGRWYGRGAADCKGGFIMHLLALRALKANGGVPVSVKVIVEGSEEQGTGGLERYAEAHPELLTSDAIVIGDTGNFRVGLPTVTATLRGMTMIRVRVDTLEGNLHSGQFGGAAPDALAALIRVLDSLRDENGQTVIDGLAADSAWEGLQYPEEEFRKDAKVLDGVALPGTGTVADRIWARPAVTVIGIDCHPVAGATPSIPASARAQISLRVPPGVDAAEATKLLFAHVEKHTPWNARVSFEQVGQGQPFRADITSPAYTSMAEAMRIAYPGEEMQSSGMGGSIPLCNTLAALYPKAEILLIGLSEPEAQIHAVNESVSPQELERLSVAEAHFLVNYARSKQA; this comes from the coding sequence ATGACCGCGAATCCGATCGCCGAGACCGTCGCCTCTCTGATGCCCCGCGCCCAGGCGGAGCTCACCGAACTGGTGGCGTTCCATTCGGTGGCGGACGAGGCGGTGGCGCCGAGGAGCGAGTGCGAGGCGGCTGCCGCGTGGGTGGCCGGGGCGCTGCGCGACGAGGGCTTCCAGGACGTGGCCCTGCTGGACACCCCCGACGGCTCGCAGTCGGTCTACGGGTTCCTGCCCGGCCCGGCCGGTGCGCCGACGGTGCTGCTGTACGCGCACTACGACGTACAGCCGATGCTGGACGAGTCGGCGTGGCTGAGCCCGCCGTTCGAGCTGACCGAGCGCGACGGGCGCTGGTACGGACGCGGGGCCGCCGACTGCAAGGGCGGGTTCATCATGCACCTGCTCGCGCTGCGCGCCCTCAAGGCCAACGGCGGCGTCCCGGTCTCCGTGAAGGTGATCGTGGAGGGCTCGGAGGAGCAGGGCACGGGCGGTCTTGAGCGGTACGCCGAGGCCCACCCCGAGCTGCTGACCTCCGACGCCATCGTCATCGGCGACACCGGCAACTTCCGGGTCGGTCTGCCGACGGTCACCGCGACCCTGCGCGGCATGACGATGATCCGGGTGCGCGTGGACACGCTCGAAGGCAACCTGCACTCGGGCCAGTTCGGCGGCGCCGCGCCGGACGCCCTTGCGGCGCTGATCCGCGTACTGGACTCGCTGCGCGACGAGAACGGCCAGACGGTGATCGACGGGCTGGCCGCCGACTCCGCGTGGGAGGGGCTGCAGTACCCGGAGGAGGAGTTCCGCAAGGACGCCAAGGTCCTGGACGGGGTGGCGCTGCCCGGCACCGGTACGGTCGCGGACCGCATCTGGGCGCGTCCGGCCGTGACCGTGATCGGCATCGACTGCCACCCGGTGGCGGGCGCGACCCCGTCGATCCCGGCGAGCGCGCGGGCCCAGATCAGCCTGCGGGTGCCGCCGGGGGTGGACGCCGCCGAGGCGACCAAGCTGCTGTTCGCGCACGTCGAGAAGCACACGCCGTGGAACGCCCGGGTCTCCTTCGAGCAGGTCGGGCAGGGCCAGCCGTTCCGCGCGGACATCACCAGCCCCGCGTACACCTCGATGGCCGAGGCCATGCGGATCGCCTACCCGGGCGAGGAGATGCAGTCGTCGGGCATGGGCGGCTCGATCCCGCTCTGCAACACGCTCGCCGCGCTCTACCCGAAGGCCGAGATCCTGCTGATCGGTCTGAGCGAGCCGGAGGCGCAGATCCACGCGGTGAACGAGAGCGTCTCCCCGCAGGAGCTGGAGCGGCTGTCGGTCGCCGAGGCGCACTTCCTGGTCAACTACGCGCGCTCCAAGCAGGCGTGA
- a CDS encoding geranylgeranyl reductase family protein, whose amino-acid sequence MSSENADAGTQHDEPVDSSVWDVVVVGAGPAGASAAYAAAVAGRRVLLLEKAELPRYKTCGGGIIGPSRDALPPGFELPLKERVHAVTFSLNGRLTRTRRSKQMLFGLINRPEFDAGLVEAAQKAGAELRTGVTVQRVEQHGSAVPDRRTVAVVLVGGETVLARAVVGADGSASRIGAHVGVKLDQVDLGLEAEIPVPATVAEDWAGRVLIDWGPMPGSYGWVFPKGDTLTVGVISARGEGAGTKRYLEDFIGRLGLAGFEPAISSGHLTRCRSDDSPLSRGRVLVCGDAAGLLEPWTREGISFALRSGRLAGEWAVRIAESQDAVDARRQALNYAFAIKAGLGVEMGVGRRMLTLFEKRPTMLHAAITGFRPAWKAFADITRGSTTLAGLVRSHPLARRALDMVDRREA is encoded by the coding sequence GTGAGCAGCGAGAACGCAGATGCCGGGACGCAGCACGACGAGCCGGTGGACTCGTCCGTGTGGGATGTCGTCGTGGTCGGCGCCGGACCCGCGGGGGCCTCGGCGGCCTACGCGGCGGCGGTCGCGGGCCGGCGGGTGCTCCTCCTGGAGAAAGCGGAGCTGCCCCGCTACAAGACGTGCGGCGGCGGCATCATCGGTCCTTCGCGGGACGCCCTGCCGCCCGGGTTCGAACTGCCCCTGAAGGAGCGGGTGCACGCGGTCACCTTCTCGCTCAACGGCAGGCTCACCCGCACCCGGCGCTCCAAGCAGATGCTGTTCGGGCTGATCAACCGGCCCGAGTTCGACGCCGGACTGGTCGAGGCCGCCCAGAAGGCGGGTGCCGAACTGCGCACCGGCGTGACCGTCCAGCGCGTGGAGCAGCACGGCTCGGCGGTGCCCGACCGGCGTACGGTCGCGGTCGTCCTGGTCGGTGGCGAGACCGTCCTCGCGCGCGCGGTCGTGGGCGCGGACGGCAGCGCCAGCCGCATAGGAGCCCATGTCGGGGTCAAGCTCGACCAGGTGGACCTCGGTCTGGAGGCCGAGATCCCGGTGCCCGCGACGGTCGCGGAGGACTGGGCGGGCCGGGTGCTGATCGACTGGGGCCCGATGCCGGGGAGTTACGGCTGGGTCTTCCCCAAGGGCGACACGCTCACCGTGGGCGTGATCTCGGCCCGGGGCGAGGGCGCCGGCACCAAGCGGTACCTGGAGGACTTCATCGGGCGGCTCGGCCTCGCCGGGTTCGAGCCCGCGATCTCCTCCGGGCATCTGACCCGCTGCCGCAGCGACGACTCGCCGCTCTCGCGCGGCCGGGTCCTGGTGTGCGGGGACGCGGCGGGCCTGCTGGAGCCGTGGACCCGCGAGGGCATCTCGTTCGCGCTGCGCTCCGGGCGGCTCGCCGGTGAGTGGGCGGTGCGGATCGCGGAGTCGCAGGACGCGGTGGACGCGCGGCGCCAGGCGCTGAACTACGCGTTCGCCATCAAGGCGGGCCTCGGTGTGGAGATGGGCGTCGGCCGCCGGATGCTGACGCTGTTCGAGAAGCGTCCGACGATGCTGCACGCGGCGATCACCGGCTTCCGCCCGGCCTGGAAGGCGTTCGCGGACATCACCCGGGGCTCCACGACGCTGGCCGGCCTGGTGCGCTCGCACCCGCTGGCCCGTCGCGCGCTGGACATGGTGGACCGGCGCGAGGCGTAG
- a CDS encoding nitroreductase/quinone reductase family protein codes for MTTQPYYLKASSFTTRMNSAIGWLARHGLSLAGTAEMSVRGRKSGQMQRIPVNPHAYEGAQYLVSARGHSQWVRNMRVAGGGELRVGRKLRTFTAVEVGDAEKTAVLRTYLERWGWEVNQYFQGVTAKSSDEELIAAAPDHPVFRITVQG; via the coding sequence ATGACGACGCAGCCGTACTACCTGAAGGCCAGCAGCTTCACCACGCGGATGAACAGCGCCATCGGCTGGCTCGCCCGGCACGGCCTGAGCCTGGCCGGCACCGCCGAGATGTCCGTGCGGGGCCGCAAGAGCGGCCAGATGCAGCGGATCCCGGTGAACCCGCACGCCTACGAGGGCGCGCAGTACCTCGTCTCGGCGCGCGGCCACTCCCAGTGGGTGCGGAACATGCGGGTCGCGGGCGGCGGCGAGCTGCGGGTCGGCCGCAAGCTGCGCACCTTCACCGCCGTCGAGGTCGGTGACGCCGAGAAGACGGCGGTCCTGCGCACCTATCTGGAGCGCTGGGGCTGGGAGGTCAACCAGTACTTCCAGGGCGTCACCGCGAAGTCCAGCGACGAGGAGCTGATCGCCGCCGCGCCCGACCACCCGGTCTTCCGCATCACGGTCCAGGGGTGA
- a CDS encoding TetR/AcrR family transcriptional regulator, translating into MSTVQGARARARTEITAAIKDEARKQLAAEGAAKLSLRAVAREVGMVSSALYRYFPSRDDLLTALIVDAYDAVGEAAARARAEADPGAAPAERWVAVCRAVRAWALAHPHEYALIYGSPVPGYTAPQATVGPASRVGLVLIGIAREAHEGRGLAVPRLAPELRPEAERMAAELMPELPPATAAALVAAWAQLFGLVSFEVFGQFHRVVEDRDAFFAHAAAGLAAGVGLVLPGE; encoded by the coding sequence ATGAGCACCGTTCAGGGCGCCCGAGCCCGCGCGCGTACCGAGATCACCGCTGCCATCAAGGACGAGGCCAGGAAGCAGCTCGCCGCCGAGGGCGCGGCGAAGCTGTCGCTGCGCGCCGTCGCCCGCGAGGTCGGCATGGTCTCCTCCGCCCTCTACCGCTACTTCCCCAGCCGCGACGACCTGCTGACCGCGCTGATCGTCGACGCGTACGACGCCGTGGGCGAGGCCGCCGCCCGCGCCCGCGCCGAGGCCGATCCGGGCGCCGCCCCCGCCGAACGCTGGGTCGCGGTGTGCCGGGCCGTCCGCGCCTGGGCGCTGGCGCACCCGCACGAGTACGCGCTGATCTACGGCTCGCCCGTACCCGGCTACACCGCGCCCCAGGCCACCGTCGGTCCGGCGTCCCGGGTCGGCCTCGTGCTCATCGGGATCGCCCGCGAGGCCCACGAGGGGCGCGGCCTTGCCGTGCCCCGGCTCGCCCCGGAGCTGCGCCCGGAGGCGGAGCGGATGGCCGCCGAGCTGATGCCCGAGCTGCCCCCGGCGACCGCCGCCGCGCTGGTGGCCGCCTGGGCGCAGCTGTTCGGGCTGGTGTCCTTCGAGGTGTTCGGCCAGTTCCACCGCGTCGTCGAGGACCGGGACGCCTTCTTCGCGCACGCGGCGGCCGGGCTGGCGGCGGGCGTCGGGCTGGTACTCCCCGGGGAGTAG
- a CDS encoding sensor histidine kinase: MEEQQPPRPARCGPPPWARPARPRSPWQRWWGSGGAVGTDARGRSRLPWPSTAVLTAIVLAGSHYAAHNQTGRAALDAFARVLVAAACAVLLLRHRHPVLAVFGSAGAVMVYLGAGYPYGPVFAAVAVGCFAAIAAGHRRAAWAAVGMLWLGHVLIAHWLYRWLPPGGDRPAPWGQELAVAAWVLAIVAIAELTRVRREQWARAGAERAAADRRRADEERLRIARELHDVLAHSISVINVQAGVGLALLDSDPEQARTALTTIKSASKEALGEVRQVLDTLRAPGDAPRSPAPGLDRLPELVEQAGAAGLTVRTGTSGAPRALPPGADLAAFRIVQEALTNVVRHSGSRTARVELRYAPGALELRVDDDGPAAPREAGGGGNGLIGMRERAAALGGTIEAGPRPDGGFRVVARLPLGRAGAGSGPSSLGPWT, translated from the coding sequence ATGGAAGAGCAGCAGCCGCCGCGCCCCGCCCGGTGCGGGCCACCGCCCTGGGCGCGCCCGGCGCGGCCGAGGTCGCCCTGGCAGCGCTGGTGGGGGAGCGGCGGCGCGGTGGGCACGGACGCCCGGGGCCGTTCGCGGCTGCCGTGGCCGTCGACCGCGGTGCTGACCGCGATCGTCCTCGCCGGTTCCCACTACGCCGCGCACAACCAGACCGGCCGCGCCGCGCTCGACGCGTTCGCCCGGGTGCTGGTGGCCGCCGCCTGCGCGGTGCTGCTGCTGCGCCACCGCCACCCCGTCCTCGCCGTGTTCGGCTCGGCGGGCGCGGTCATGGTCTATCTGGGCGCCGGATATCCCTACGGCCCGGTCTTCGCCGCGGTGGCCGTCGGCTGTTTCGCGGCGATCGCCGCCGGGCACCGCAGGGCCGCCTGGGCCGCGGTCGGGATGCTCTGGCTCGGCCACGTCCTGATCGCCCACTGGCTCTACCGCTGGCTGCCGCCGGGCGGCGACCGCCCCGCGCCCTGGGGGCAGGAACTGGCCGTCGCCGCCTGGGTGCTGGCGATCGTGGCGATCGCCGAGCTCACCCGCGTACGCCGGGAGCAGTGGGCCCGGGCCGGGGCCGAGCGGGCCGCCGCCGACCGGCGCCGCGCCGACGAGGAGCGGCTGCGGATCGCCCGCGAGCTGCACGACGTGCTCGCCCACAGCATCTCCGTCATCAACGTCCAGGCGGGCGTGGGCCTGGCGCTGCTCGACTCCGACCCGGAGCAGGCGCGCACCGCGCTGACCACCATCAAGTCGGCCAGCAAGGAGGCGCTCGGCGAGGTGCGCCAGGTCCTGGACACGCTGCGCGCCCCGGGAGACGCGCCCCGCTCGCCCGCCCCCGGCCTCGACCGGCTCCCCGAGCTCGTCGAGCAGGCGGGCGCGGCCGGGCTCACCGTGCGGACGGGGACGTCCGGCGCGCCGCGGGCGCTGCCGCCCGGCGCGGACCTGGCGGCCTTCCGCATCGTCCAGGAGGCGCTGACCAATGTGGTCCGCCACTCCGGTTCGCGCACCGCCCGGGTCGAGCTGCGCTACGCACCCGGCGCCCTGGAGCTGCGGGTCGACGACGACGGCCCGGCCGCGCCCCGCGAGGCGGGCGGCGGCGGCAACGGCCTGATCGGCATGCGGGAGCGGGCCGCGGCCCTCGGCGGCACGATCGAGGCGGGCCCGCGCCCGGACGGCGGGTTCCGGGTGGTGGCGCGGCTGCCGCTCGGGCGGGCCGGCGCCGGGTCCGGGCCGTCTAGCCTGGGCCCATGGACGTGA
- a CDS encoding response regulator — translation MDVTPPDRPPVSPVRVLLADDQSLVRAGFRALLDAQPDIAVVGEAADGEEAVRLVRELRPDVVLMDIRMPRLDGLAATRLITGESGPDGVRVVMLTTFELDEYVFEAIRAGASGFLVKDTEPEELLRAVRAVVEGDALLSPGVTRRLIAEFAARSREPAAVEGLGGLTEREREVMALVGLGLSNEEIAHRLVVSPLTAKTHVSRTMVKLGARDRAQLVVLAYESGLVRPGWLG, via the coding sequence ATGGACGTGACGCCCCCCGACCGGCCGCCGGTGTCCCCGGTGCGGGTCCTCCTCGCCGACGACCAGTCCCTGGTGCGCGCCGGGTTCCGGGCGCTGCTCGACGCCCAGCCGGACATCGCGGTGGTGGGGGAGGCCGCCGACGGGGAGGAGGCGGTGCGCCTGGTGCGGGAGCTCCGGCCGGACGTGGTGCTGATGGACATCCGCATGCCCCGGCTGGACGGTCTGGCGGCCACCCGGCTGATCACCGGTGAGAGCGGCCCGGACGGGGTGCGGGTGGTCATGCTCACCACGTTCGAGCTCGACGAGTACGTCTTCGAGGCGATCCGCGCCGGGGCCTCCGGATTCCTGGTCAAGGACACCGAGCCGGAGGAGCTGCTGCGGGCGGTACGGGCGGTGGTGGAGGGGGACGCGCTGCTGTCGCCGGGGGTGACGCGGCGGCTGATCGCGGAGTTCGCGGCGCGCTCGCGCGAACCGGCGGCCGTCGAGGGGCTCGGCGGCCTGACCGAACGGGAGCGGGAGGTGATGGCACTGGTCGGGCTCGGCCTCTCCAACGAGGAGATCGCGCACCGGCTGGTGGTCAGCCCGCTCACCGCGAAGACGCACGTGAGCCGCACCATGGTGAAGCTGGGCGCCCGCGACCGGGCCCAACTGGTCGTCCTGGCCTATGAGTCGGGCCTGGTGCGGCCCGGCTGGCTCGGCTGA
- a CDS encoding DUF6332 family protein: MGNRSQAERDAATVEIMYAVVTATLAAALAFGALAAPVLVFRPDHPARGLLLLAGAAAAVLAFVGRASQVLWRFSYADDGDRRQPSQPGRTRPDS, from the coding sequence ATGGGCAACCGCAGCCAGGCCGAACGCGACGCCGCCACCGTCGAGATCATGTACGCGGTGGTGACCGCCACCCTGGCGGCGGCGCTCGCCTTCGGCGCGCTCGCCGCACCCGTCCTCGTCTTCCGGCCCGACCATCCCGCCCGCGGCCTGCTCCTGCTGGCCGGGGCCGCAGCCGCGGTCCTCGCCTTCGTCGGCCGCGCCTCACAGGTCCTGTGGCGCTTCTCGTACGCGGACGACGGCGACCGGCGTCAGCCGAGCCAGCCGGGCCGCACCAGGCCCGACTCATAG